From the Melospiza georgiana isolate bMelGeo1 chromosome 25, bMelGeo1.pri, whole genome shotgun sequence genome, one window contains:
- the LOC131093392 gene encoding uncharacterized protein LOC131093392, whose amino-acid sequence MELQERFQALLQPRVTMPSITGLDTAFYLEKETLLRRLEREWKSSSTSELQKHLAYIDATWGHRTAAFDGDNLVAFLSVYKSNPWAWHRRMTVELEELFMSRLLYSSLAYDEADWCLRAVEDIPRPLRSPERSQSNPQVSPVSGEPQELSPALLLPQVTMVAILGKQADILPRRGTKRLKSLEYLYSKLVDFCGKLGATMKSIQDPWWRRNVTSNDKAPPASLSMALAAYQHTQWTTWGHVVAEAWHWLGSLNGQLKNSAEVARAAPELLSICRELAAEAATEEATARAREQQARAARYGAARERMVGLGKDERARRKTRVKREARVAASKARRATMMTQRVEAALGLLERLVAACDEATAFPQELQRRVGDIVDALESMNDEPPNVPEDLVAQVAKAEWLWEANAHLAKGHLVGAIDNITKFLSNGGRASPSVSEVAEQCRRATEGTPRLLQPPEHPQSIPEMSPVSTEPQELNVALLNHNTDDSICLNSDLADASTSLCPAPAAYENTALTTWGEKGSGDNGGQRVAQVGVHVGGQLDPADQRGHQA is encoded by the exons ATGGAGCTCCAAGAG cggttccaggccctgctgcagccacggGTCACCATGCCGTCCATCACGGGGCTGGACACCGCGTTCTACCTAGAGAAGGAGACGCTGTTGCGCAGATTAGAGAGAGAGTGGAAGTCGAGCTCCACCAGTGAGCTTCAGAAGCACCTGGCGTACATTGATGCCACCTGGGGGCACCGCACTGCCGCCTTCGATGGTGATAACCTTGTCGCCTTCCTGAGCGTCTACAAGAGCAACCCATGGGCCTGGCACAGGCGTATGACAGTGGAACTGGAGGAACTGTTCATGTCTCGACTTCTGTACAG CTCCCTTGCCTATGATGAGGCTGACTGGTGCCTAAGAGCCGTTGAGGACATCCCAAGGCCCCTCCGATCGCCGGAGCGCTCCCAGAGCaacccccaggtgtccccagtgaGCGGGGAGCCCCAGGAG ctgtccccggccctgctgctgccgcaGGTCACCATGGTGGCCATCCTGGGCAAGCAGGCAGACATCTTGCCCAGGCGGGGCACAAAGCGGCTCAAGTCCCTAGAGTACCTGTACTCGAAGCTGGTGGACTTCTGCGGGAAGCTGGGGGCCACCATGAAGTCCATtcaagacccatggtggcgcCGCAATGTCACCTCCAACGATAAAGCCCCTCCCGCCTCCCTGAGCATGGCTCTGGCCGCCTACCAGCACACCCAATGGACCACCTGGGGCCATGTGGTAGCGGAGGCCTGGCACTGGCTGGGGTCGCTGAATGGGCAATTGAAGAACAGCGCCGAGgtggccagggcagcccccgAGCTCCTCAGCATCTGCAGGGAATTGGCCGCCGAGGCGGCCACTGAGGAGGCCACCGCCCgggccagggagcagcaggcacgGGCTGCCCGTTATGGGGCAGCTCGGGAACGCAtggtggggctgggcaaggATGAGAGGGCCAGGCGGAAAACCCGGGTGAAGAGAGAGGCCAGGGTGGCTGCCAGCAAGGCAAGAAGGGCCACCATGATGACACAGCGGGTGGAggcggccctggggctgctggagcgctTGGTGGCCGCATGTGACGAAGCCACTGCgttcccccaggagctgcagcgcAGGGTTGGGGACATTGTGGATGCCCTGGAGAGCATGAACGACGAGCCCCCCAATGTCCCTGAGGACttggtggcccaggtggccaaaGCCGAGTGGCTGTGGGAGGCCAATGCCCACCTGGCCAAGGGTCACCTGGTGGGGGCAATTGACAACATCACCAAGTTCTTGTCCAATGGTGGTCGTGCCAGCCCCAGTGTCAGTGAGGTGGCCGAGCAGTGCCGAAGAGCCACTGAAGGCACCCCAAGGCTCCTTCAACCCCCGGAGCATCCTCAGAGCATCCCTGAGATGTCCCCAGTGAGCACGGAGCCCCAAGAG CTGAACGTGGCCCTGCTGAACCACAACACTGATGACTCCATCTGTCTCAACTCCGATCTTGCTGACGCTTCCACCTCtctgtgcccggccccggccgcctACGAGAACACCGCGTTGACCACCTGGGGTGAGAAGGGATCAGGTGACAATGGTGGCCAGCGAGTGGCACAGGTCGGTGTCCACGTTGGAGGACAGCTGGACCCAGCTGACCAGAGAGGCCATCAAGCATAA
- the LOC131093441 gene encoding uncharacterized protein LOC131093441 — translation MTKCLSTGGPTSPCACGVAERCQRAIEDIPRLLRPPECPQIIPKLSPVSMEPQKLSLALLKHNIAKPFQHCCCDSDLADAPTSLCPALAAYENIPWTTWGEKGPGDNGGQRVAQVGVHVGGQLDPTDQRGHQAPGLLQGHGQRQGHHNGHGRSLKKGHRKGLGGGHKRRCHRCGTGCGRGCGGQEPGKGSQNDETAGGGAPGAAEAPGDCM, via the exons ATGACCAAGTGCTTGTCCACTGGTGGTCCCACCAGCCCCTGTGCCTGCGGGGTGGCCGAGCGGTGCCAAAGAGCCATTGAGGACATCCCAAGGCTCCTTCGACCTCCGGAGTGTCCCCAAATCATCCCCAAGCTCTCCCCAGTGAGCATGGAGCCCCAAAAG CTGTCCTTGGCCCTGCTGAAGCACAACATTGCTAAGCCCTTCCAGCACTGCTGTTGCGACTCCGATCTTGCTGACGCTCCCACCTCCCTGTGCCCGGCCCTGGCCGCCTACGAGAACATCCCATGGACCACCTGGGGTGAGAAGGGACCAGGTGACAATGGTGGCCAGCGAGTGGCACAGGTCGGTGTCCACGTTGGAGGACAGCTGGACCCAACTGACCAGAGAGGCCATCAAGCTCCGGGACTCCTGCAGGGACATGGCCAACGGCAGGGGCATCACAACGGCCATGGAAGAAGTCTCAAGAAAGGGCATAGAAAAGGCCTTGGGGGGGGCCATAAGAGAAGGTGTCACAGATGTGGGACAGGATGTGGGAGGGGCTGTGGTGGCCAAGAGCCAGGCAAGGGGAGTCAAAACGATGAGACAGCAGGCGGAggagcccctggggctgctgaagCACCTGGTGATTGCATGTAG